In a single window of the Nocardioides sp. L-11A genome:
- a CDS encoding helix-turn-helix transcriptional regulator, with product MSSSSADHSWDAYVREIGVNLQRARHDSGLSQERVAQRAGIAANTYRQYEKGESKPGSPANMSLRNTMALSQALGVSLSSLLPTWAPDLTHGA from the coding sequence GTGTCCTCCTCGTCCGCCGACCACTCCTGGGATGCCTACGTCCGCGAGATCGGCGTCAACCTCCAGCGGGCCCGTCACGACTCCGGGCTGAGCCAGGAGCGCGTCGCGCAACGTGCCGGGATCGCCGCCAACACCTATCGCCAGTACGAGAAGGGCGAGTCGAAGCCCGGGTCGCCGGCCAACATGAGCCTGCGCAACACGATGGCGCTGAGCCAGGCACTGGGCGTCTCGCTCAGCTCGCTGCTCCCCACCTGGGCACCCGATCTGACGCACGGCGCCTGA
- a CDS encoding MlaD family protein encodes MLNITAKAKLFVFMALAMVTTTFLAAQYVGLDRYVGGYRVTVDLTEAGGLFDNSEVTYRGVPVGRVESLVATGDGARAVVRIKPGSPDIPADVEARVVNRSAIGEQYLDLRGGPLGGDKLGEGDRLSVRADGLPPSLDGLLRSGRDFVASVPSEALTTVIDETYDFSRGNGQHMARLVETSSEFARTADKNFLVSASLIRSSGTVLATQEASAESFQSFSEDMSLLAHALAEQDDSWRKLIEQTPAAARELGTLFSTVGQPLGDLMGNLVSTAQVFGTNAAGVRETLIKLPEGISITYAVMTAKGLRMGVTPTFFNPLPCVTGYGATEMRPGLDTSPGKPFNLEAGCTAPAAGGNVRGPSAVPKGKRPVDVDLTGSLEDLMGGTP; translated from the coding sequence ATGCTCAACATCACCGCCAAGGCCAAGCTGTTCGTCTTCATGGCGCTCGCGATGGTGACCACCACCTTCCTCGCGGCCCAGTACGTCGGCCTGGACCGCTATGTCGGCGGCTACCGCGTCACCGTCGACCTCACCGAGGCCGGCGGCCTGTTCGACAACAGCGAGGTCACCTACCGCGGCGTCCCGGTCGGGCGGGTCGAGAGCCTGGTCGCCACCGGCGACGGCGCCCGCGCCGTGGTCCGGATCAAGCCCGGCTCGCCCGACATCCCGGCCGACGTGGAGGCGCGGGTCGTCAACCGCTCGGCGATCGGCGAGCAGTACCTCGACCTGCGCGGTGGGCCGCTCGGCGGCGACAAGTTGGGCGAGGGGGACCGGCTGAGCGTGCGCGCCGACGGCCTGCCGCCGTCGCTCGACGGACTGCTGCGCAGCGGGCGGGACTTCGTGGCGTCGGTGCCCTCCGAGGCGCTGACCACGGTCATCGACGAGACCTACGACTTCTCGCGCGGCAACGGCCAGCACATGGCCCGCCTGGTCGAGACGTCCTCGGAGTTCGCCCGCACGGCGGACAAGAACTTCCTGGTCTCGGCCAGCCTGATCCGCAGCTCCGGCACGGTCCTGGCCACCCAGGAGGCGTCGGCGGAGAGCTTCCAGAGCTTCAGCGAGGACATGTCGCTGCTGGCCCATGCCCTCGCCGAGCAGGACGACTCGTGGCGCAAGCTGATCGAGCAGACTCCGGCTGCCGCGCGCGAGCTCGGCACCCTGTTCTCGACCGTCGGACAGCCGCTCGGTGACCTGATGGGCAACCTGGTCTCGACGGCGCAGGTCTTCGGCACCAATGCGGCGGGGGTCCGCGAGACCCTGATCAAGCTGCCCGAGGGCATCAGCATCACCTACGCCGTGATGACCGCCAAGGGCCTGCGGATGGGTGTCACGCCCACCTTCTTCAACCCGCTGCCGTGCGTGACCGGCTATGGTGCGACCGAGATGCGCCCAGGCCTGGACACCAGCCCCGGCAAGCCGTTCAACCTCGAGGCCGGCTGCACCGCCCCCGCCGCGGGCGGCAACGTCCGCGGGCCGAGCGCGGTGCCGAAGGGCAAGCGGCCGGTCGACGTGGACCTGACCGGCAGCCTGGAGGACCTGATGGGAGGGACGCCGTGA